In one Vidua chalybeata isolate OUT-0048 chromosome 4, bVidCha1 merged haplotype, whole genome shotgun sequence genomic region, the following are encoded:
- the STBD1 gene encoding starch-binding domain-containing protein 1: protein MARDRGPPVLRPPGAAALPAEPRGWGWLGAGLWPALLVGLLAAIVAWFWYGDSDGRAEAGGEEAAAGREGPRRASAGAATTEDAAAGGEPGRREVAAAVPSDASVREDLAAVSREELNHVPSGAVLGEPVELEQLTPKHGVTDPGEHPADMASSQAGELEAQVGQASDGWCVMNLAGASDDECKDRSEEQPCQPAERRDLDHEEWEVVSEHLVEGKDGSMEDSDSKEWEPGDCCDGDSKAKRVAAVPPMFQNIHVAFRVHYVTHSDAQLIGVTGDHECLGQWHSYVPLKCDKDGFWSESISLPVDTRVEWKFILVENGKVRRWEECGNRTLVTEHEDQIVHQWWGYH, encoded by the exons ATGGCCCGCGACCGCGGCCCGCCCGTGCTGCggccgcccggcgccgccgcgctgcccgccgagccccgcggctggggctggctgggcgCGGGGCTGTGGCCGGCGCTGCTCGTGGGGCTGCTGGCCGCCATCGTCGCCTGGTTCTGGTACGGTGACAGCGACGGGCGAGCCGAGGCGGGCGGCGAGGAGGCGGCGGCCGGCAGAGAGGGGCCCCGGCGGGCGAGCGCGGGGGCGGCCACCACAG AGGATGCTGCGGCGGGCGGGGAGCCGGGGCGGCGGGAAGTCGCGGCTGCTGTCCCGTCCGACGCTTCCGTCCGAGAGGATCTGGCAGCTGTTTCAAGGGAAGAGCTTAACCATGTCCCGAGCGGTGCAGTTTTGGGCGAACctgtggagctggagcagctcaccCCGAAGCACGGTGTCACAGACCCGGGGGAGCATCCAGCTGATatggccagcagccaggcaggcgAACTGGAAGCCCAGGTGGGACAGGCAAGCGACGGATGGTGCGTGATGAACTTGGCAGGAGCCTCTGACGATGAGTGTAAGGACAGAAGTGAGGAGCAGCCGTGTCAGCCAGCTGAGAGGAGGGACTTGGACCATGAAGAGTGGGAAGTTGTTTCTGAGCACCTGGTCGAAGGGAAGGATGGGAGCATGGAAGACTCAGACAGCAAGGAATGGGAACCAGGAGACTGCTGTGACGGGGACTCGAAAGCAAAGCGAGTTGCAGCCGTGCCCCCCATGTTCCAGAACATCCACGTGGCTTTCCGCGTGCACTACGTCACCCACTCCGACGCGCAGCTCATCGGTGTCACGGGGGACCACGAGTGTCTGGGCCAGTGGCACAGCTACGTCCCCCTCAAGTGTGACAAGGATGGCTTCTGGTCCGAATCCATCAGTCTGCCTGTAGACACCAGAGTAGAGTGGAAATTTATCTTGGTGGAGAATGGCAAGGTCAGACGCTGGGAAGAATGCGGTAACAGGACCCTAGTGACTGAACACGAAGATCAAATTGTTCATCAGTGGTGGGGATACCATTAA